Genomic segment of Cucurbita pepo subsp. pepo cultivar mu-cu-16 unplaced genomic scaffold, ASM280686v2 Cp4.1_scaffold000486, whole genome shotgun sequence:
CGCTCTCAGCGCCGACGAGGATCTGGAGTTCGGAAACGTCTACCTGATGTTCCCGATGAAGAGAGTTAACTCCGTCGTCACGGCGGCGGATTTAGTCCCGTTCTTCATGGCAGCAAACTCTGCGGCCAGGCGGATTTCAACCAATAAGGTTAGGGTTTTGGCAGAGCATCGGAATGACGAATCGATTCAATCGGAAGCGGAATCAAGGGCGAGAATAAGCGATGGAAATGATGGACCGAGATTGAGTTTGGAAGGAATGGAGGGATTTCCAATGCATCGATTTTCGGTTTGCCGTTCCAGGAAGCCATTGTTGGAGACCATCAATGAAGAGCAGATCAGGTCAAGTTAAGAAGATTtctgaaaattgaaatgaaattctaTTCAGATTCCGACTTCAATTTTTGGATTCTGATCTCgaattttgaagaagatgatgaaaattTTGGCGGGGGATTCAGAAAATCTGTTCATGTCAATGTTCATTGTTTGCGAATTTGTGCGCCGACGAAGACCATGCTCATGTATTAATTGGATGGAACGGCGTCGTATTCCCCCTCCTTTTTCCAACACTATTGCAgcctttcttatttattttacctaaaattgaaataagcttttgaaactaaatttcaaatttatttctattgtaataataataataataataaatggtaattttttttattaattttttaaaaaatcttaattatgtagatgttaaattaataacaaaattcaagTTTATAAAAGTCgaataaaattaaccaatgtattttgataaaaatgtaactaatgaattttattaatgCAGAGTAGTTGGTAAGTACatataaagaataaagaataaaaaattaatacatttttattaaagagttaCTTATAGTATTGAATTTTACTATTCTTATATATGTCGGTTCCACGTCGTTATCCCATAATGTGACAACTATTGAAAATGGGTGAAGTTCTAAGTCATTGCGTTAttaaagactttttttttggtataattTAAGGTAGAAGTATTAAGTTCataatggaaaataataaaaacaaaatctggaaAATGGATCTTGGCGACCGGCACCAACCGACAAGAGGTAATTAAAACTCGGCAGAGTTCTTCATGGTTTCTTCGGAACCTTGTCGAGCTACTCACAACCACCATCTATTTCATCTTTAATTAGTTATCTTGTCGGATTTCAATCGGGAAAATATAATAGTTAAGTCACCCGTAGTTGTTCTTCTCCGGTTTTTTCTTTCCGATTTTCCTTgggaggtttttaaaatgtatcttttaggaaaagattttcacacacttctaaaaaaaaaatgtttcattctcctccccaatcgatgtggaatcttaTAATCTCATTCCCTccggggcccaatgtccttgctgATACttcttcccttctccaatcaatgtgggacatccCAATCCACTCCATTCGGGGCCCATCGTCCTTACTAgtacaccgcctcgtgtccacccccttcggggtttAGCCTCCTCCTCATTGGCATATTGTCTAGACTTTGATATTAGAAAGGGGCCTAGGAGGTGTGtgaaccgactggtgggtccatattcGTAAATGTGAGCCGTGtgtagaatagtaaatacaTATCCAATTACCCGCTTAGGATAGTTGCCAAAGGAAATACGGTTTTAAAGGATAGATCTCattcatgattgtatgtgtttgtTTCTAACCTTAATAGCggagtcacttactgagtcaagccacgtgctacttttattttcaaggTAAAGGCAAGGATCTCATGTATGGTTAACGGTGACATTA
This window contains:
- the LOC111785436 gene encoding uncharacterized protein LOC111785436; translation: MGNYISCALATPLIKNSKAVRVVLPSGEVRKFREPVKAAELMLECHGYFLSSALSLHIARRFSALSADEDLEFGNVYLMFPMKRVNSVVTAADLVPFFMAANSAARRISTNKVRVLAEHRNDESIQSEAESRARISDGNDGPRLSLEGMEGFPMHRFSVCRSRKPLLETINEEQIRSS